The following proteins are co-located in the Camelina sativa cultivar DH55 chromosome 12, Cs, whole genome shotgun sequence genome:
- the LOC104731778 gene encoding uncharacterized protein LOC104731778 isoform X2 — protein sequence MSLSSSPAIDPDAPDLICQLDNVQGMVDALTCVRWKRHQDALVELSEHGIVLIVEESGCLQAKVYLQRELFTKYEYGAQGRPRFGISLGLFVDCLNTFSSPGHSNTIEIKYPGPDMELLLNSEIRTRIPETVTWDYNFEQAGSVPLTFTVKSAALKEAIDDLEWPGSSVQISLQKEPPCVTFRGEGHGDLQIDFMYYANTDLLLAFHCDTVVSYRYKYKFLKATTANIPGSVVRENRGSKLTIGRGGMLKVQHLVSVAKALAPQVESAGYQPPSRIAYIEFFVKPEEPAD from the exons ATGAGCTTGTCCTCGTCGCCGGCGATTGATCCAGACGCGCCGGATCTTATTTGCCAGCTCGATAATGTTCAAGGAATGGTCGATGCACTCACTTGCGTCCGATGGAAACGCCACCAg GATGCTTTAGTGGAGTTATCTGAGCACGGAATAGTATTAATCGTGGAGGAATCAGGTTGTCTTCAAGCCAAGGTTTATCTTCAACGCGAG CTATTCACGAAATACGAGTATGGAGCTCAAGGGAGACCGAGATTTGGAATTAGCTTAGGTCTTTTTGTGGATTGCTTGAACACATTTTCATCACCTGGACATTCGAATACTATTGAGATTAAGTATCCGGGTCCTGATATGGAGCTTCTTCTCA ACTCTGAGATAAGAACGAGAATCCCAGAAACCGTCACATGGGACTATAACTTTGAGCAGGCAGGAAGTGTACCACTTACTTTTACCGTAAAG TCAGCGGCGCTGAAAGAAGCAATAGATGATCTTGAGTGGCCTGGATCAAGTGTACAGATCAGCCTTCAAAAGGAACCTCCTTGTGTTACCTTCAGAGGAGAAGGACATGGAGACCTACAG ATAGACTTCATGTATTATGCCAACACAGATCTTCTCCTTGCCTTTCATTGTGATACCGTAGTCTCCTACAG GTATAAATACAAGTTTTTGAAGGCAACAACAGCAAATATACCAGGAAGCGTAGtgagagaaaacagaggaagcaaACTGACAATAGGTAGAGGAGGAATGCTGAAAGTTCAACACTTGGTTTCGGTTGCTAAAGCTTTAGCTCCACAAGTGGAATCTGCAGGGTATCAACCACCAAGTCGGATTGCTTATATAGAGTTCTTTGTGAAGCCTGAAGAACCTGCTGATTGA
- the LOC104731778 gene encoding uncharacterized protein LOC104731778 isoform X1 has product MSLSSSPAIDPDAPDLICQLDNVQGMVDALTCVRWKRHQDALVELSEHGIVLIVEESGCLQAKVYLQRELFTKYEYGAQGRPRFGISLGLFVDCLNTFSSPGHSNTIEIKYPGPDMELLLKSVDTLNACIYSEIRTRIPETVTWDYNFEQAGSVPLTFTVKSAALKEAIDDLEWPGSSVQISLQKEPPCVTFRGEGHGDLQIDFMYYANTDLLLAFHCDTVVSYRYKYKFLKATTANIPGSVVRENRGSKLTIGRGGMLKVQHLVSVAKALAPQVESAGYQPPSRIAYIEFFVKPEEPAD; this is encoded by the exons ATGAGCTTGTCCTCGTCGCCGGCGATTGATCCAGACGCGCCGGATCTTATTTGCCAGCTCGATAATGTTCAAGGAATGGTCGATGCACTCACTTGCGTCCGATGGAAACGCCACCAg GATGCTTTAGTGGAGTTATCTGAGCACGGAATAGTATTAATCGTGGAGGAATCAGGTTGTCTTCAAGCCAAGGTTTATCTTCAACGCGAG CTATTCACGAAATACGAGTATGGAGCTCAAGGGAGACCGAGATTTGGAATTAGCTTAGGTCTTTTTGTGGATTGCTTGAACACATTTTCATCACCTGGACATTCGAATACTATTGAGATTAAGTATCCGGGTCCTGATATGGAGCTTCTTCTCAA ATCTGTGGATACACTAAACGCTTGCATCTACTCTGAGATAAGAACGAGAATCCCAGAAACCGTCACATGGGACTATAACTTTGAGCAGGCAGGAAGTGTACCACTTACTTTTACCGTAAAG TCAGCGGCGCTGAAAGAAGCAATAGATGATCTTGAGTGGCCTGGATCAAGTGTACAGATCAGCCTTCAAAAGGAACCTCCTTGTGTTACCTTCAGAGGAGAAGGACATGGAGACCTACAG ATAGACTTCATGTATTATGCCAACACAGATCTTCTCCTTGCCTTTCATTGTGATACCGTAGTCTCCTACAG GTATAAATACAAGTTTTTGAAGGCAACAACAGCAAATATACCAGGAAGCGTAGtgagagaaaacagaggaagcaaACTGACAATAGGTAGAGGAGGAATGCTGAAAGTTCAACACTTGGTTTCGGTTGCTAAAGCTTTAGCTCCACAAGTGGAATCTGCAGGGTATCAACCACCAAGTCGGATTGCTTATATAGAGTTCTTTGTGAAGCCTGAAGAACCTGCTGATTGA
- the LOC104731779 gene encoding carboxyl-terminal-processing peptidase 2, chloroplastic-like, producing the protein MEVLASSSLSPIFTKPNKTNPNFSIQVKLWVTQPPKIVKASNFRYGRTRSNKQRSNATNPGFVLVCNRFLCVIERNDRRKLSGKVMMKSSVNFRQNLSAALVRLVSVLLVSSISVVTTDSPSWGLSEENLLFLEAWRTIDRAYIDKTFNGQSWFRYRETALRNEPMNNREETYMAIKKMVATLDDPFTRFLEPGKFKSLRSGTQGAVTGVGLSIGYPAASDGSPAGLVVISAAPGGPASRAGISPGDVIQEIDKTTTQPMTIYDAAQMLQGPEGSTVELAIRSGPETRLLTLTRERVSVNPVKSRLCELPGSGSNSPKIGYIKLTTFNQNASSAVREAIETLRGNNVNAFVLDLRDNSGGSFPEGIEIAKFWLDKGVIVYICDSRGVRDIYDTDGSNAIATSEPLAVLVNKGTASASEILAGALKDNKRALVYGEPTYGKGKIQSVFELSDGSGLAVTVARYETPAHTDIDKVGVTPDHPLPKSFPKDEEAFCGCLKDPTAACYLNQGLLFSR; encoded by the exons ATGGAGGTCCTTGCGAGCTCTTCATTATCCCCAATTTTTACCAAGCCtaacaaaacaaaccctaatttctcaaTCCAG GTGAAACTGTGGGTAACTCAACCTCCAAAGATTGTGAAAGCTAGCAACTTTAGATATGGTCGAACTCGTAGTAACAAACAAAGGAGCAATGCTACAAACCCGGGATTCGTGCTCGTCTGTAATAGATTTCTGTGTGTTATCGAAAGAAACGATCGTAGGAAACTATCTGGGAAGGTTATGATGAAATCTTCAGTCAATTTCAGACAGAATCTCTCTGCTGCATTAGTTCGGCTAGTTTCTGTGCTGCTCGTCTCTTCCATTTCTGTTGTTACCACTGATTCACCATCAT gGGGTCTTAGTGAAGAGAATCTTCTCTTCCTTGAGGCTTGGAGAACAATTGATCGTGCATATATAGATAAAACCTTCAATGGACAAAGCTGGTTTCGTTACAGAGAGACTGCTTTACGAAATGAGCCTATGAACAATCGAGAAGAGACAT aCATGGCTATCAAGAAAATGGTTGCAACACTAGATGATCCTTTTACTCGATTCTTGGAGCCTGGAAAGTTTAAGAGTTTGCGG TCAGGGACTCAAGGTGCGGTTACGGGTGTTGGACTGTCGATAGGTTACCCTGCTGCATCAGATGGCTCACCGGCTGGACTTGTTGTTATATCAGCTGCTCCAGGAGGTCCTGCAAGCAGGGCGGGAATCTCACCCGGCGATGTTATTCAAGAAATTGATAAGACAACCACACAACCTATGACCATATACGATGCTGCACAGATGTTGCA GGGACCTGAAGGAAGCACAGTGGAGCTAGCGATCCGCAGTGGACCTGAAACGAGACTTTTAACTTTGAC GCGAGAGCGGGTTTCTGTGAATCCAGTTAAGTCAAGATTATGTGAACTTCCTGGTTCTGGGAGTAATTCCCCTAAGATAGGGTATATCAAGCTAACAACATTCAATCAAAATGCTTCTA GTGCGGTAAGGGAAGCAATTGAAACCTTGAGAGGCAACAATGTAAATGCATTCGTCTTGGACCTTCGAGACAATAG TGGAGGTTCTTTCCCAGAAGGAATTGAGATTGCTAAATTTTG GTTAGATAAAGGAGTGATTGTGTATATTTGTGATAGTCGAGGTGttagagatatatatgataCTGATGGAAGCAATGCTATTGCAACCTCTGAGCCTCTTGCCGTTCTC GTTAACAAGGGCACCGCAAGTGCCAGTGAGATATTAGCGGGCGCATTGAAAGATAACAAACGTGCTCTTGTTTATGGAGAACCAACTTATGGAAAAGG GAAGATACAGTCAGTTTTTGAGCTTTCTGATGGTTCAGGCTTGGCAGTAACAGTTGCTCGATATGAAACACCAGCTCACACAGATATAGACAAG GTCGGTGTTACGCCTGATCATCCATTGCCAAAGTCGTTTCCAAAAGATGAAGAGGCGTTCTGTGGATGCCTCAAGGATCCTACAGCTGCTTGTTATCTCAATCAAGGCCTGCTATTTTCTAGATGA
- the LOC104733535 gene encoding heat stress transcription factor A-1a-like, whose translation MDGVVAGGGANSGESAPPRNPHPATLLSANALPPPFLSKTYDMVEDPATDAIVSWSPTNNSFIIWDQSEFSRYLLPKHFKHNNLSSFIRQLNTYGFRKVDSERYEFANKDFLRGQKHLLKKISRKRSAQGGHGGGTSDTQTQQLSQGQGSLAALSSCVEVGRFGLEEEVEQLKRDKNVLMQELVKLRQQQQTTDNKLQVMVKRLQVMELRQQQIMSFLAKAVQNPTFLSQFIQKQADSNNMHVTEANKKRRLREDTTENQSHSHSSAASDGHGQIVKYQPLRSDSMMWNMMKTDDEYPFLDGFSSPNRVSGVTLQEVLPTTSQAYAPAASGQHLSYLPSTSTPVPDTVMPQLTRESINDFPTENYMDTENIVSEPFISPSPFVDGIEDPDIDELMDNCELLEECLAEIPVLGDETATLKNSNDTNGRHMDKFIEELGLVTSKTEQL comes from the exons ATGGACGGTGTTGTTGCCGGCGGAGGAGCGAATAGCGGCGAGTCTGCGCCGCCGCGGAATCCTCATCCAGCGACGTTGCTTAGTGCTAACGCTTTACCACCTCCTTTCCTTAGTAAGACGTATGACATGGTGGAAGATCCGGCGACGGACGCGATTGTTTCATGGAGTCCGACGAACAATAGCTTCATCATTTGGGATCAATCGGAGTTTTCTCGTTATCTTCTACCTAAACACTTCAAACACAATAATCTCTCCAGCTTTATTCGCCAGTTGAACACCTAT GGTTTTAGAAAAGTGGATTCAGAACGGTATGAATTTGCGAATAAAGATTTCTTAAGAGGTCAAAAGCATCTATTGAAGAAGATAAGCAGGAAAAGATCTGCTCAGGGTGGTCATGGTGGTGGTACTAGTGATACTCAAACTCAGCAGTTGTCTCAGGGTCAAGGTTCACTGGCTGCGTTATCTTCATGTGTAGAGGTTGGGAGGTTTGGGTTAGAGGAAGAGGTTGAACAGcttaaaagagacaaaaacgtTTTGATGCAGGAACTTGTTAAGCTAAGGCAGCAGCAACAAACGACAGATAATAAACTTCAGGTTATGGTTAAACGTCTTCAGGTTATGGAGCTGAGGCAACAACAGATCATGTCTTTCCTTgctaaagctgttcagaaccccacTTTCCTCTCTCAGTTTATACAAAAGCAGGCTGATAGTAACAATATGCATGTGACCGAGGCTAATAAGAAGCGGAGACTCAGAGAAGATACTACTGAGAATCAGAGCCATAGCCATAGCTCGGCTGCATCAGATGGACATGGACAGATTGTTAAGTACCAGCCTCTAAGAAGCGATTCAATGATGTGGAACATGATGAAAACAGATGATGAGTACCCGTTTCTTGATGGGTTCTCATCGCCAAACCGGGTATCAGGAGTCACTCTTCAAGAGGTACTGCCCACAACTTCACAAGCATATGCACCCGCAGCATCAGGGCAGCATTTGTCGTATTTACCCTCTACATCAACTCCCGTACCTGATACCGTAATGCCACAATTGACAAGAGAGAGCATCAACGACTTCCCTACAGAAAACTACATGGATACAGAGAATATTGTCTCAGAGCCATTCATCTCTCCAAGCCCGTTCGTTGACGGAATAGAAGACCCCGACATTGATGAACTGATGGATAACTGTGAATTACTTGAAGAATGTCTGGCAGAAATCCCAGTTCTTGGAGATGAAACAGCTACACTTAAGAACAGCAACGACACAAATGGTAGACATATGGATAAGTTTATAGAAGAGTTAGGTCTTGTCACATCAAAGACAGAGCAATTGTAA